The following coding sequences lie in one Capnocytophaga stomatis genomic window:
- a CDS encoding antA/AntB antirepressor family protein: MTELITITEQNGQRAVNARELHQFLEVGRDFSNWIKDRIEDYGFVENQDFVVFAKSGENSNGGRPLKEYAISIDMAKELSMVERNEKGKLARLYFIEMEKKAKEPQPKLLPSGKRNQQQIELIELIRANLLRGDVVAGKLLQCFKVGF, from the coding sequence ATGACAGAATTAATAACAATCACAGAGCAAAACGGACAAAGAGCCGTAAACGCAAGAGAATTGCATCAATTCCTTGAAGTTGGTAGAGATTTTTCCAACTGGATTAAAGACAGAATAGAGGATTATGGATTTGTTGAAAATCAAGATTTTGTGGTTTTCGCCAAATCTGGCGAAAACTCAAACGGCGGACGACCATTAAAAGAATACGCCATTAGTATAGATATGGCAAAGGAGCTAAGTATGGTGGAGCGAAACGAAAAAGGCAAGTTGGCAAGGCTTTATTTTATCGAAATGGAGAAAAAAGCAAAAGAGCCACAGCCCAAACTTCTGCCCAGTGGCAAACGCAATCAGCAACAGATAGAGCTCATAGAACTCATCCGTGCCAACCTGTTGCGTGGCGATGTGGTAGCCGGTAAACTTCTACAATGTTTTAAAGTCGGATTTTGA
- a CDS encoding DNA adenine methylase: protein MVNKTIVSREAYKSALVIYHSPFLFSPVKRAWAFWYATNAGFSNQIVNCRFDRTGKNERGLINKVLQFSEDYTERLKHVQIENNDACAVISSHDSEKTFIYCDPPYVGANQGHYGGYTQEYFNDLLNALSKAKGKFLLSSYQNNELLKCVKEFGWCQKEITLHLGSSKTAGKKRIEVLTANYEL, encoded by the coding sequence TTGGTTAATAAAACAATAGTAAGTCGTGAGGCATATAAATCGGCATTGGTAATCTATCATTCGCCTTTTTTGTTTTCGCCCGTGAAAAGAGCGTGGGCGTTTTGGTATGCGACCAATGCGGGTTTTTCCAATCAGATTGTAAACTGTCGTTTCGACCGCACGGGAAAGAACGAAAGAGGATTGATTAACAAAGTGTTGCAATTTTCAGAGGATTATACCGAACGTTTGAAACACGTTCAAATTGAGAATAATGATGCCTGTGCAGTGATTTCTTCACACGACAGCGAAAAAACGTTTATCTATTGTGATCCGCCTTACGTGGGTGCGAACCAAGGGCATTATGGCGGTTATACGCAGGAATATTTTAACGACTTACTTAACGCATTATCAAAGGCTAAGGGCAAGTTTTTGTTAAGTTCGTATCAGAATAACGAGTTATTGAAGTGCGTAAAGGAGTTTGGCTGGTGTCAAAAGGAAATCACCTTGCATTTGGGAAGTAGTAAAACCGCTGGTAAAAAGCGTATTGAAGTGTTGACAGCGAATTATGAGTTGTAA
- a CDS encoding glycosyltransferase family 117 protein: MLTNKDFKKYDLIVGWVTFFIALVTYGLTVEPTVSFWDCGEYISTAAKLEVGHPPGAPFFQMMGAFFAFFAPEAEKVALFVNYMSVFSSAFTILFLYFIITNLTKKIAFKNIPETEELPVPQVIAVLGSGLVGALTYTFSDSFWFNAVEAEVYAMAMLFMAAMFWLGIKWTDNLHKERGDKWLILISLVIGLSFGVHFMALLTIPAIGMLYFFNSNYKKNFKNFVIANVISIAILLLIFKLILPYTLAYFGNLEVFFVNSLGLPFNSGTIAAGLSIIIAFFFVLRYAAKKQKVYLQTITLCIMFVFIGFSSWLMIPIRANADVVINENSPTDARLLLAYYKLEQYPETHLFYGPMFSDKYAGQDEENPYKDDKPKYERDYENNKYIIVNHYKNARVSPNSKHTGLLPRMWSAQHAANYMMLTGLLDFSIKPEYFSNKELHQAVNEFKKQVNLGRVTPNEYELFLNRFSSYLDVEKPSFFKNMQYMFSYQMSYMYLRYFMWNFVGRQDDIQGKVNNDHGNWLSGINFIDSMRLGSQDNLPSDVLNNKARNTYFFLPLILGILGLVFMSLKSEQKTWVVFVLFMFTGLALKVYLNEKPFEPRERDYALVGSFFAFAIWIGFGVYALFELLRKATSQKLSAPIAVIVSLLCVPTLMAYQNWDDHDRSEKYSAQAIAHCYLDSISEDTGAMIFTIGDNDTFLLWYAQEIEGYRTDVRTINTSLLQTDWYIDQMKRKAYESEPIPSQLKHSQYAYGVRDAVYFIERTKNVWNVKDLMNWIASDDPNTKNVLEDGRTIHYYPTNKIRIPVNKENVLKSGVVKPEDAHLIVDYIDIKLPNGIDKARLMMLDIIANNDWKRPIYFTGGSFDDEEYIWMKDYLQLDGLVYKLVPIKTPVKKNSSEMGRIDSDLMYDIVTKWKWGNMGDSNIYHDVETRRSSISFRINLARLLEKLIEEKKIDKAKNIINLAMKNMPMEHYGYYTFLSPFIQGYYQVGEAEKGRELAKKVMKKYEEELNYYTQLPANEIYQQYENIDTTIRYYMGLLVEIEEFDKKLYDEKYQLLKKLISPFLSEEDFEEYEAIENDSLTKPDTVKDSLDSITN; the protein is encoded by the coding sequence ATGTTAACAAACAAGGATTTCAAAAAATATGACCTTATTGTAGGTTGGGTTACTTTTTTCATCGCTTTAGTAACTTACGGATTAACCGTAGAACCAACCGTAAGCTTCTGGGATTGTGGAGAGTACATTTCCACCGCAGCAAAATTGGAAGTAGGACATCCGCCGGGAGCACCGTTTTTCCAGATGATGGGAGCTTTTTTCGCTTTTTTTGCTCCTGAGGCTGAAAAAGTAGCTTTATTTGTGAATTATATGTCCGTATTTTCGAGTGCATTCACGATTCTGTTTCTGTACTTTATCATTACAAATCTCACTAAAAAAATTGCCTTCAAAAACATTCCAGAGACAGAAGAACTACCTGTACCTCAAGTAATTGCTGTTTTAGGAAGTGGTTTGGTAGGTGCTTTGACTTATACTTTTTCCGACAGTTTTTGGTTCAACGCCGTTGAAGCTGAAGTTTATGCAATGGCAATGCTTTTTATGGCTGCGATGTTCTGGCTTGGAATCAAATGGACGGACAATCTTCACAAAGAACGAGGCGATAAATGGCTGATTTTAATCTCATTAGTAATAGGATTATCATTCGGCGTGCATTTTATGGCGTTGCTTACCATTCCAGCAATCGGGATGCTTTATTTCTTCAACAGTAATTACAAAAAGAATTTTAAAAACTTTGTGATTGCAAATGTGATTTCCATTGCAATTTTATTACTGATTTTCAAGCTAATACTTCCTTATACGCTGGCTTATTTCGGGAATTTGGAAGTCTTTTTCGTAAACTCGTTAGGTTTGCCTTTCAATTCGGGAACAATCGCAGCGGGGCTTTCAATTATCATTGCGTTTTTCTTTGTGCTTCGTTATGCCGCTAAAAAACAAAAGGTTTATTTACAAACAATTACGCTTTGTATAATGTTTGTTTTCATAGGATTTTCATCGTGGCTGATGATTCCTATTCGTGCCAATGCCGATGTAGTTATCAACGAAAATAGCCCTACCGATGCACGTTTGTTATTAGCTTATTATAAGTTAGAACAATACCCTGAAACTCACTTGTTTTACGGACCAATGTTTTCAGACAAATACGCAGGGCAAGATGAAGAAAATCCGTACAAAGATGACAAACCCAAATACGAAAGGGATTACGAAAACAACAAATACATCATTGTAAATCACTATAAAAACGCCAGAGTTTCGCCCAACTCAAAACACACAGGCTTGCTTCCGCGTATGTGGAGTGCACAGCACGCTGCGAATTATATGATGCTGACAGGTCTTCTTGATTTTTCAATCAAACCGGAATATTTCTCAAACAAAGAACTCCATCAGGCGGTTAATGAATTCAAAAAACAGGTAAACTTAGGAAGAGTTACACCTAATGAATATGAGCTATTCCTGAACAGATTTAGCAGTTATTTAGATGTTGAGAAGCCAAGTTTCTTCAAAAATATGCAATATATGTTCAGTTACCAAATGAGCTATATGTACTTGCGTTATTTTATGTGGAACTTCGTGGGAAGACAAGACGACATACAAGGAAAAGTGAATAATGACCACGGAAACTGGCTCAGTGGCATTAATTTCATCGATTCGATGCGATTAGGCTCGCAAGACAATCTTCCGTCAGATGTTTTGAACAACAAAGCACGAAATACGTATTTCTTTTTACCGCTGATTTTAGGTATTTTAGGTTTGGTATTTATGTCGCTAAAAAGTGAGCAAAAGACGTGGGTAGTGTTCGTGCTATTTATGTTCACAGGTTTAGCCTTGAAAGTATATCTCAACGAAAAACCGTTTGAACCACGAGAACGTGATTATGCTTTGGTTGGGTCATTTTTTGCCTTTGCGATATGGATTGGCTTTGGTGTGTATGCTCTTTTCGAGCTTCTTAGAAAAGCAACAAGCCAGAAATTATCTGCTCCAATTGCTGTTATCGTTTCCCTTTTGTGCGTTCCTACCCTGATGGCTTACCAGAATTGGGATGACCACGACCGCTCCGAAAAGTATTCGGCTCAGGCAATCGCACATTGTTATTTGGATTCTATTTCTGAAGATACAGGAGCTATGATTTTTACCATCGGGGATAATGACACGTTCTTACTTTGGTATGCTCAAGAAATTGAAGGCTACCGAACCGATGTACGAACCATCAACACAAGTTTGCTTCAAACCGATTGGTACATCGACCAAATGAAGCGAAAAGCCTATGAAAGCGAGCCAATTCCGTCGCAATTAAAGCATAGTCAGTACGCTTACGGAGTTCGTGATGCGGTTTATTTCATAGAAAGAACCAAAAACGTGTGGAATGTAAAAGACTTAATGAATTGGATTGCCAGCGATGACCCAAATACTAAAAACGTACTCGAAGACGGAAGAACAATTCATTACTATCCAACCAACAAAATTCGCATTCCAGTAAATAAAGAAAACGTTCTGAAAAGCGGTGTTGTAAAACCTGAAGACGCTCATTTAATCGTTGATTACATTGATATTAAGTTACCTAACGGCATTGATAAAGCCCGCTTGATGATGCTCGATATAATCGCCAACAACGATTGGAAACGCCCTATTTACTTCACAGGCGGAAGCTTTGACGACGAGGAATACATTTGGATGAAGGATTATTTGCAATTGGACGGATTGGTTTACAAATTAGTGCCTATCAAAACTCCTGTTAAGAAAAATTCTTCCGAAATGGGACGCATTGACAGCGATTTAATGTATGACATCGTGACAAAATGGAAATGGGGCAATATGGGAGATTCAAATATCTATCACGATGTTGAAACTCGCAGAAGTTCAATTTCTTTCCGTATAAATTTAGCTCGCTTGCTTGAAAAGTTAATTGAGGAAAAGAAAATTGACAAAGCTAAAAACATCATCAATTTGGCTATGAAAAATATGCCGATGGAACATTATGGTTATTACACATTCCTTTCTCCTTTCATTCAAGGCTATTATCAGGTAGGTGAGGCTGAAAAAGGGCGTGAGTTGGCTAAAAAAGTGATGAAAAAGTACGAAGAAGAGTTGAATTACTACACGCAACTTCCTGCAAATGAAATCTATCAACAATACGAAAATATTGACACTACGATACGATATTATATGGGATTACTCGTTGAAATAGAAGAATTTGACAAGAAGTTATACGACGAGAAATATCAATTACTCAAAAAACTAATTTCTCCTTTCCTAAGTGAAGAAGACTTTGAAGAGTACGAAGCTATTGAAAATGACTCGCTAACGAAGCCCGATACTGTAAAAGATTCTCTGGATTCAATAACAAATTAA